The nucleotide sequence taacaaccgtaccttttaaaataaagagtgtaattggattgtttgcaactcaaaggataaatgcttgaggggatggataccccattctccatgatgtgcttttTTCACATTacatgcctgcatcaaaacatctcgtgtaccccataaatatatacacctactatgtatccacaaattttttaatgaaaatatcttcCCTATCTTTTCCTAGAGTTTCACTCATGACTGTCATTGAAGGGTTTACTGAGTCCCACGTCACCCAGGGTCCACTGAGATCTCCCTGCTCTTCAGCTTTAGGGAAGATCACCTCAATTCCACTCACGCTTATGCCCTGCCCTGTGAAGATCCAAAGTCCTCCTCAAGTTGTCTGTGAATTCTTCAAGAGGTAGATCCTTTTGGTCTACTCTGACTCTCAACTACTATTTCCACTGGGCTAACCAACTGTGTAGCTCATTGATTCTGTGCCTGctatgctatttctttctgtgcCAGAATCACCAAGGATAAGAACCTGACACCTCCCTCAGTTTAAAAAACAACTCTCACCAGGCCCATGCATGTGAGTAGATGAAGAGGTTCACATTAGAGAATCTCACACAACTTCAATTGCATATAGATACATCCCTTTTTGTGAAATGGTCCAACCACACTTGCAGATTTTTCATAGACTCCATGGCCCCAGGAGCCCCAGCCTCACCCATTTCTCTGCCCACTCTTCCTCCTTCCATCTCTCTTCTTCAACAGCTCATTTGTGGAAAAGCCTTTGTGATGACAAAAGGACCACCCATTTTTACAGGTCTATCTTCCTTAGAAGGCtgttgtaaattttattttttttaattgtgaattgacaaattatagttgtatacatttattgggtacaattttactttaattatttctttttttttgagacagagttttgctctttttttttttttttttttttttttttgagacagaatctcactctgtcgcccagtctggagtgcagtggtgtgatcccagctcactgcaacttccacctcccgagttcaagcaattctcctgactcagcctcccgagtagctgggattacaggcgttcaccaccatgcacagctaattttgtatttttagtagagatgggttttcaccatactggccacgctggtattgaactcctgacctctggtaatctgcccacctcagccttccaaagtgctgggattacaggcatgagtcatcgcacctggccttttttactttaatttttaattataaaatatttcaggcaTTTAGAAAACTACACTGGTATATTTTAAGATTTAACAGATTTAAATAAGATATAACGGATGCTAAAATGCTGCTATTTTTGCTTCAGGTGTCgctctcttccccacccccactaccTCTCCTCCtgcaaaataaaatgcttttcataCAGCTAAAGCCTGGAACCgatccctttcctttcctctcaccCCCTTTAGGATTAACCAGTATCCAAAAGTTGTTGCGTCATTCTCATGCATGTTTTTGTACTTTCATTATATATGAATGTTTCCATAAACAACATATAGTATTGTTGggggtatttttaaatatttccttaaatGGTGTATCGTAGTCAATGCTGAGAATGAGCTTTATGAGTAAGAACAACATTATCTTATTCTCGTTTCTATTTCTTACAATCTCAGTCAGTGGCCCAACATCTTGTAGGTACCCAATAAATATCTTCTGAATAAATTGCATTACAAAATAGCCTCCAAATcatcaataataataaagccTGTCAAGTTAAGTAGTGACCCAAGATACGTGGTCATCTacacactttttaatttttggcctAAGAAATTTCAATAACTATGAATAACTGTTCCAACATAGGTACATTCTTCCTGAGATTAAACAGGGGCTTTATAAATGCCTCACTAAGGAGCCTTCTATCACCAAGGCACAATGTGTCTCCCTTTACATGACCCTAATTCAAGGAGATCCCCCGAGACTGAAGTTCTTAGCCCATGTCCTCCTATTCCCCAAACTGCTGACTTCATGGATGAGTAcagcctctcctcttctcctACCCCGAGTTCATCCCCTCAAATGCCAGGAAGACTACTTGATGTTACTATCTCTGGAGCAGCCAAGGACACCAGCAGTCATTCAGTAATGGGTAGGGCTCACATCCCTATGGCATTATTTATTCATCCAGACTGTGAAGAAGCAGAATCCTTCAGACTCTTGGCTGCAACTCCCTGTGAGACAGAAACCTCACTCAAGGCAATGGGGCTGGGAGCTGCTCTAACCTCTCATTACTCTGACCTTCAGTAGAGAAACCATATAATTTATCTTCTAAACGCTTATAACTTGGGAGTAAAGATGGTGCCATTAATAATTATGCCAGGTTAATAGACATAAAGACCGCTTTCGGCAAACCAGGATGTATGGTCATCCTAAATCAGCAATCCTGTGTAAAGCCAAGCACAGTATCCCTTCTTATAAGGTGCCTCAAGTGATATACTATCCAGAGCCTCAGGAAAAATTCCCTCAGTCCCTTTTCCAGGATACATCTAATGATGGATGAGTCCATTCTCTTACAGCAGCATGTGAAGACCTAATCTTAATATTGTTAAGTATGGGGAGAAGAGATGGCTTTTTAGCAAAGAGTAATTAAACtcactttccatttcttttttctttctccactagGATGAAATTAGAGCCTAGTCTTCCCTCCTAGTCCTCTGAAAGTTTGCAGAGAAATGACAACATATATCAGACATGTATAaatcagaggaggaaaaaaaataagaccagTGGATCAAAACTGTGGCTCTGAAGCAGAGTTTATTTGGCATCAACAGTAATGTTTACTGGGTGACCATATGGTTTTATGAATAAGAGCTTTAGCATTAGATAAATTTGTGTTTGAGTTTCAGCTTCACCAGTAATCTTCATAAGACAGACAAGTTACTACTCTAAATAACTTGTTTAACTAGACTGCGAGAGTGGTATTATtcccacccccattttacagataaactgATAACTTAGTTTACAGATAGacctatctataaaatgagggtggGAATAAGATCAATCTCACAGTCTAGTTAGAAATCTTtcagtgagataataaatttaaagccccaaggacagtgcctggcacattttaGGTGCTGGGCAAATATTAGCTATAATGATTACTCATACTATTTAAATctgcattgtatttttttttcagcattttctctACTTCCACACATATTCTCTCTGTCCCATCAAACTGGCCATTTAACTTTTCCAAAAACTGCCTTGCATTTGCCACCTCTTCATTTTTGTTCCTGCCCTGCCTCTTACCTGGAACACTTGCCTCTTTCCTCTCTATTCTTATCCTTTTGGTTCAGTATAGCCCCATCTTACCCCTTTTTCACAGCCTACTTCAACTGCCACATCCTCCATGCAGTCTTCTGAAAGGTGAATTCTCCATCCCTGAATTCGTTGTTTTCTTATCACTTTCCACTATGCATTATAGGAAATTAGTACTTTTCTAGTACCCTGCAAATTTGGCGAGGACATATACCATGCCTGATTAAGATTTCTCTTCCCTACGGTGTTTATCATATTACCTTGAAAAATGTGCTCAAGGAATATCTCCTGACCATAGTAGAGCTTAGAACATAGCAGTTAACagctggagtcagacagacctgaggCTCAatcataacttcttttttttgaaacagagtcttgccctgtcgcccaggctggagtacaatggctcgatctcggctcactgcaacttccacctcccgagttcaagcgatactcctgcctcagcctcctgagtacctgaaattacaggcgtgcaccaccacgtcaggctaattttttgtatctttagtaaagatggggtttcactatgttagccaggctggtcttgaactcttgaccttgtgatccaccctcctcggcatCCCTAAGTGCCAATCATAACTCCTAATTGCataatgtaaagcaaatatttaacatCTTCAAATCTTGATGCTCCCCTCTACAAAATGGGCACATGGCTACACAAGTAGGGTTGAGGACCCTGGGTTTACACTTGAGCAACCAGTGAATATTCATGAGATCATAGCCTTCTGCTGCATTTATTAGCTTAGTCACTGTTATCGTGAAGTTTCATTATCGTCAGTAATACCCTTTCAGAATGATGCATACCTATTCCCAAAGTGCTTTtagatcttttattttgttgttcaagtCAGTTCCAATAAATGCCAGAGACTTGCGTAACAAAGACCTCTCCTACATCTTTCACTCGGGGCCAAATCTGACATCTCACAAGCTCCCCATTACAACAACTGCAGAATTcatgtgttttcatatttttcaccATGAGCACTATGACCATTAATCTCACCCATTGTGTCAGCTGTTCAACTCAAGAACACATAGAGATTTTCTCTTATCTGTCACAATACATACAAAAACTGAAGCCTGATCTTAGCCATTCACAAATATCTCCCTTCTGGATCCACATTATGAATAATTTCTTTTGTGACCGATTGGTTCATTTCTTCGCCCCTCACTGCTGGTTCCCATGCATAACTTACTCATTCCTGCCTCTGAGCTGTGTAACAGGCCATccatccaccttttttttttatttttttttttgagacggagtctcgctctgccacccaggctggagtgcagtggccggatctcagctcactgcaagctccgcctcccgggtttacgccattctcctacctcagcctcccgagtagctgggactacaggcgaccgccacctcgcccggctagtttttttttttttttttttttttttttttgagacggagtcttgctctgtcgcccgggctggagtgcagtagccggatctcagctcactgcaagctccgccccccgggtttacgccattctcctgcctcagcctcccgagtagctgggactacaggcgcccgccgcctcgcccggctagttttttgtattttttagtagagacggggtttcaccgtgttaccacCCAAATTTAACAGTGTGCTGTAGTGATTGAGGATGGGCTCTAGAGCTTAACAGAACCAGATTCCACTACTGGCTGCATCGTTGATAGACTGGAAATGTTGGAAAATGCACTTACCCTTTCTGAGCTTTAATTTTCTCCACTGTCAAATGTAACTGGGTAGGAGTGACTTCAGACTTCACGTGACGCCGGTGCCAGGCGAACATGGCGGCGGCCACTGGACCGTTGTTTTGGCTGGGGAAGGAAACCCTGAAGGTGCCTGCCACTGGTGCTCTTTGCCTTGAACCGGCAGCGCCTCTGTGCGCGGCTGCGGAAGAACCCTGCTGTGCAGGCCGCCTCAGTGGTGATGCGGCCGGGAGGCACCTACACCGGGTCCTCTTTCGCCAGGAGTCCTTCTTTCACTGGGTGTTCGGTGTCACCGAGCCAGGCTGCTACGGCGTCATCGACGCTGACACTGGGAAGTCGGCCCTGTTTGTGCCCAGGCTTCCTGCCAGCCATGCCACCTGGATGGGAAAGATCCATTCCAAGGAGCACTTCAAGGAGAAGTATGCCGTGGACGACGTCCAGGACGCAGATGAGATTGCCAGTGTCCTGACGTCACAGAAGCCCTCTGTCCTCCTCACTTTGCATGGCGTCAACACGGACAGCAGCAGCGTCTGCAGGGAGGCCTCCTTCGAGGGCATCAGCAAGTTCAAAGTCAGCAACACCATTCTTCACCCAGAGATCGTTGAGTGCCAAGTGTTTAAGACGGACATGGAGCTGGAGGTTCTGCTCTACACCAATAAAATCTCCAGTGAGGCCCACCGTGAGGTAATAATGAAGGCTGTAAAAGTGGGAATGAAAGAATATGATTtggaaaggaaatttaaatatcCAGAATAATAGAAAGTATAATGAACCCGAAGTCCCCATCAGGTTTTTGTGTTAGTTTTGTTTGCTAGAGCATTTTAAAGCCAAACTCCAGATATCATGTCATGGCACCTGTAAATACTCCAGTAGGTATCTCAGTTgatgagaactttttttttgtttttccataaccACCATGCCAATATCACATCTATTATCACAAATGAACCGTAACTCCTTAATGTCATGGATATCTAGTTCATATTGATCCTAAACTCTTTTTAGCATTGGTTTGTTCAAGTCGGGATCCACACAGAGTCCATACATTGCACTTGGCTGCTGTTGGAAGCAGGATGTCGTGAAGCTGAGCTCTGGGGAGATCTCACCCCTGTCTACAAACTGTTCGACCTTCCCTCCACCCCTATCCCAAGACCCTAGATTGGCCTTGCTGCCACCTCCTGTGTGGACCAGGGTGGCTCTTGGAGAGATGAGCTCGAAGCCAGAGGCCACAGCCCAGTGCGCCAGGAAGCTGTCAGCCAGGAGCAGCCACCTGCAGGAGTACGACTGAAAGCTGAGTGGCATCCGGTCAGCGTGTATGCCTGCTGTGCTCATGCTGTGCACCTGCCGTGCGCGCCCACCTGCGGCTCTGGCCACAGGACATATAGAGGGGAAACAGTGATGGCCGCAGAAGCCATCTGATCTGTGGGCCCCTGAGAGCTTAGAGCAGGGGGGTAGGGATGAGGACTGAGATAGCAAAAACGAGAGATGGAGTCTGTTCCTGTGGGGACcgagtggggagagaggggtcACGCCCTCTGAAGATGGTGGGAAGATGGGTCTCTGGGGAAAGTGTCACATCATAACGTGTCCCTGGCCAGATTTGAGGAGGGCGCCCCCGATTGCCGGTGCCCAGGCTGAACGAAGCCCCTGGGACATCTGCAGCCAGAGAGACGTACTAACACTTCTGCCTCCTCGAGCTCCCTCTCCAGGGCAGGATCACTCTGTGATGCAGTTTTGTTGTGGTCCTTGCCCTGGAGAGCCTGGAGGCGCCTTCTTGGGGACCACGTCTCATTTATCTGCGCGCTGTCTGACCCACCGTGGGTGTCAGGAAACGTGTGAGTGGATGCGATAGATGgatgggaaaaaagaagaaaaggttttaaGCTATTTTTCTGCCATCTTTTGTGCCACTGGGGACTTGAGAATTCTTTTCTTAACTAGTCGGGGAATAAAAATCTCTTctaaaactaggaaaaaaaaaaaaaaaagagcgactTCTGGTGACTTCTGATAATCTGGCAAGCTTAGCTAATGTGGAAAGGCTGTCCCTCCATATGATAAACATAGAAACACTagagaaaatacaacaaaaagaaaaaattaaatatgtaaccaaactcatgaataataaaagcagccaggcacagtggctcacatctgtaatcctagcactttgggaggctgaggcaggcagatgggtTGAAcctatgagtttgagaccagcctgctcaacatggtcaGACCCCATcttttgcagtgagctgagatctggccactgcactccagcctgggcgacagagcgagactccgtctccaaaaaaataaataaataaataaatacaaaaaatattaaaaaaaaaaaaaaatagccaggtatggtggtatgtgtgtgtgtagtcccaactacttgtgaggcagaggtgggaggatcacctgagcctggggaggtcaaggctgcagtgagccatgatcacaccactgcactccagcctgagcaacagagtgagaccttgtctcaaaaaataacagtaataacaatagtaaaagaaaattctcggccgggcacggtggctcaagcctgtaatcccagcactttgggaggccgagacgggtggatcacgaggtcaggagatcgagaccatcctggctaacacggtgaaatcccatctctactaaaaaatacaaaaaactagccgggcgaggtggcgggcgcctatagtcccagctactcaggaggctgaggcaggagaatggagtgaacccaggaggcagagcttgcagtgagctgagatccggccactgcactccagcctgagcgacagagccagactctatctcaaaaaaaaaaagaaaaagaaaaagaaaaagaaaattctcaggTCCCTGGAATAGAGCAGGAAATCAAAGTCAGGGTAGGGAACAGCAGACAAAGCCTAAGAACTCCCACAAGGATTAGAAACTGGCAAAAACTGTAGGGACAGGAGGCGTTCCTATACTTCAGGTTCCTACAAGACAAGGTGCTGAACTTGAATCCCTACTAAAAGCTAGTGATGACAAATGCCATCAGACCATAAAATTGGACTCGAAATACTCCTCTGTTGGCCTGGATACACAGTAAGAAAGCTACCCATCAGGTGTCATGGCTAAAAGTTTAGACTCATAAGAAATCATTGGCCTTAAATTGACACACTCCAACTGGTGGCACACTTGAAGCCAAGAAATTATCACAGAAAAAAGATCCAGAATTGGTAAAAATCCACTGAGATTTAGAAGAAGGAAACTCAAATCATCCTATAAAGAAGAAGATATGTCTCAAGTCATGGAGACTCAACTTTCGCTAAGAATGAGTTtactacagaaaataattttgaaccaCATGAGTTAATAATCCacataaaagaaaatcagaagatgTAACAAATAATAGGAATTTGCAatagaaaatggcaaataaatcagtataaaaatgttaaataaatgtttttatatttaaagagagaAGCAGCATAAACACAatgcattattaaaatattttaaattattgttttaatttttttaagaattaaaaactttttttaaccaaacagaaatcttgaTAATGAACACATAGTCACTGAAATAAGTGCACACAAACCTTCATATTTAATGGTTGGGCCAAAAACAGATTATTCATAGCTGAGGAAATAATTAATGATTTAGAAAATGGAGCTGATGAAGATGTTAGAATGCATTATATGTggcaataaaatggaaaatacaaaagttaaggcctgcatggtggttcatgcctgtaatcctatcactttgggaggccaaggcaggaggattgcttgagttcaggaggttgagaccagcctgagcaacataacaagatcccatctctacaacaaaattttaaaaattagccgggcatgatggcacatgcctatagtcccagctactcaggagactgaggtgggaggatctcttgagataCCTGGGataccaaggctgcagtgagttgtgatcatgccactacactccaacctggatgatggagcaagaccttgcctaagaaagaagaaagaaagaaagaaagaaagaaagaaagaaagaaagaaagaaagaaaaaaaaaaaaacagaaaaaagagttaAGAGAACTgaagtagagagagagacaggcccAAATGGGTCTAAAAGAAATTGTAGGAGAACACGGAAAGTGAGGGGAAAAGCAATATTGAAATAGAAATTGAATAATAACTTTTTCAGAACTTAAGAATGACTTAAATTCTCACATTAAAAGATTATTCCTAGCactgaaaagaacaacaaaattctCCTACATATGCTATAGGGAAGTAACAAAAtatgaaatgcaaagagaaaatatCCATATCACCTAGAGAAAGGATATTACTCAAAAAGAGTGACCATTACATCAAAAAGTCTCCCCATTCGTTATCATAGATACCAGAAAACAATGGAACAATTTCTGCAAAGagttaaggaaaaatatttggcCATCTATATTTGTACACTCAACTAAATTCTCATgaaaaaaaagagggcaaagtAAATATAtcttcaggcaaaaaaaaaaatacaaaactgagttTCTAAGTCCTCACTTAAACTGCTTCTAAAGAATATAGTTCAGCTAAAAGAACCCAAAACCTAGATGTAAAGAGGTGGATTAaagaagcaaggaaaagaaaaatattggcaaacaTGAGTAAAGTTAAGTattggtatttaaaaaataatattgaccAATGTTGGTGGAGGTGATGAAAAACAGTTCAAACTAAGGAAccaaaacttggaaataaagATGGAATGAAGCTAAGAATCTTTTACTGtttaaaaagagattaaagacattgatttattttagactttgcaATGTATATATGTTAAAGTGTAAAGGCAATtactaaaagaatagaaatagaatgtAAAATTTCTACAGAGAAGCAAAAAACGAAATAAGTAAAATGCGATTAATCATATAGATGGAAGAAAcggaggaagaaaaaagggaaggggagaaggcaaagaaatagaaaacacaaggtaaaatgattttttaaagcagcacaaatatacctcaataaatgttaataaacatAACTTTCCTCTGAAAAGACAAACTGTTAGATTGTACTGCTTTCTATCCCAATAGATGCTGTTTACAAAGGACATGCCTGAAAATAAGGACacagaaagatttaaaatgaagGGATTAAAACATTGTATATCACATAAATATTATTCCAATGGTTTTCTTCATGGCATTAACAGGCTAGttctaaaattcacatagaaGAATAAGGGAACAAGAAGAAACATGAATATTGTGAAGATAAACTGGAGAAGGATTTGCCTGACTAAGTATCAAGACTTATTTTAAATCACAATAGTTAAAACACTGTCATATTGGCATGGCAATAGACAAATGAACCAATATCCAAACTACACACATATGGAGATTTGGCAGTGTTACTAATCAGTGGGAAAAGGAAAGACTAGTCAGTCAATGGTGTGGGACACTTGGCTATCCATTTGGAAGTTAATAAAAGTGGGTACATCCTTGTATcaagccatatgcaaaaaaaatgaattccatatgaattaaaaacattaatctgAAAAGCAAACTTtctaaacatttagaaaagatTCTAAATTAGGGGAAAATATCTTCATGACATTAGGAGAGGAAGACATAAAAAATCAAAACCcacaaagaaaaagtttttgaacAGAATAtgcctaaaaatattaaaataaagaaaaggtttGATATATTTGactaatgacaaaaagaaaatgttagaatgacaaaataaaacatagagaTAACATTTC is from Macaca thibetana thibetana isolate TM-01 chromosome 16, ASM2454274v1, whole genome shotgun sequence and encodes:
- the LOC126939416 gene encoding xaa-Pro dipeptidase-like isoform X1 codes for the protein MAAATGPLFWLGKETLKVPATGALCLEPAAPLCAAAEEPCCAGRLSGDAAGRHLHRVLFRQESFFHWVFGVTEPGCYGVIDADTGKSALFVPRLPASHATWMGKIHSKEHFKEKYAVDDVQDADEIASVLTSQKPSVLLTLHGVNTDSSSVCREASFEGISKFKVSNTILHPEIVECQVFKTDMELEVLLYTNKISSEAHREIDFYNYMEACENPTLSKDLTNNYRRKCGHLI
- the LOC126939416 gene encoding xaa-Pro dipeptidase-like isoform X2, with translation MAAATGPLFWLGKETLKVPATGALCLEPAAPLCAAAEEPCCAGRLSGDAAGRHLHRVLFRQESFFHWVFGVTEPGCYGVIDADTGKSALFVPRLPASHATWMGKIHSKEHFKEKYAVDDVQDADEIASVLTSQKPSVLLTLHGVNTDSSSVCREASFEGISKFKVSNTILHPEIVECQVFKTDMELEVLLYTNKISSEAHREDFGGELSFQFDDEILVKHINSKGISLRLL